TACGTCGCCATCCATCGCCGTCATCAACAGCCACCACTAGGTAGTGGCCGTGATGCTCTGCCTTGATGGTGTGCCAGGCACCATCTCCAACAGGACGGCCCTCAACACACACAGTGTTAAGTTCCTGTCCCATCCCAGAAACAGTCGCACATGCAAGGCCAGACCTCAGCTGTGGTTTGAAAAGAATTAAGAGCCACTGTGTTATTCATCTAAGTTTGTCTGCCATCCAGCCATTCCCCTACAGACAGAGAATAGAGCTCAtataataagtgtgtgtgtgtgtgtgtgtttcactgtttgatctgctgcagtctctgacgagacagccagacgttaccctacggaacgagctcagagctcattatttccgatcttcggataggcctgagacaaggcacacaccacacaccgggacaacaaggtcacaactcctcgatttacatcccgtacctactcactgctaggtgaacaggggctacatgtgaaaggagacacacccaaatatctccacccggccggggaatcgaaccccggtcctctggcttgtgaagccagcgctctaaccactgagctaccggacgtgtgtgtgtgtgtgtgtgtgtgtgtgtgtgtgtgtgtgtgtgtgtgtgtgtgtgtgtgtgtgtgtgtgtgtgtgtgtgtgtgtgtgtgtgtgtgtgtgtgttgtcttatgATAACatggaagataaagataagaggCCATTGATAATCATTAGTGTAACAAAAATTTTTCACCAAAGATTGGATGTTGTGGTGTAAAGGAAAATGTACAGCAGTTACATATTCATTGGATATGTAAACTTCTTCCACACAAATTAATCATGAAATCTCCATTATATTTAATTTTgatcataaaataaaaatatgtaaaaggtGATAAAATCCTCCCAGATAAGCAGTTAGTTAGATTATACAAAAAAATCACttacataaatggaaaaattaactTCTTCCTGAGGGAGGCTGAGGAGCAGCAGAAGCCGGCTGTTGAGGTCAGTGGTTCGTATTCGGACCTGCATGGTTAATGACTCAGGAACCAGTGTGAAAGACAGAGCCATGCTCACGGAGGAGTGTGGTCCCAAAGCATAGGTGGTTGTGGGCGTGGAACAGCCATGGCCCATCCACCCTGGCTGACAGTCACAGTATGGATGATTGAAGCCACCCTCGCACCATCCTTTGTAGCCACAATTTGTAGGGCAAGCACTCTCCTGTGGGCGGCAACCCTTCTGGCTTCCCTTACTATAGGCCGGCTCTCCCAAGTCCACCAGCTGCAATGAAGCTGCAGGACAGTTAGCTGAGGAGCTGTTTGTCCTTCCCCTCAACTCCCATTCTGCACAAGAAGCAATACAAATAGAAATGACCTCACCTGACCATTAAGTGTAAGATGTGAGACACAGCCATCAAGTGGGTTTGGTGTTGGAGCCTCCTTCCAACTGTGGTAGGCAGCACTGGGTGTTGTGTGGGCCAAACCACCCACCTGCAGGGGCCAAGATGCCAGCCAAGCCTTTATATTGAATGGGCTGGTCCAGGAAACACTTGCCATGCACTGGTCATCATCCTGCGAGGCACTGAGCCAACCATTGCCACACGGGTGCACAGCTAGCACTACACCCTGTCAGTGATCAAGAAcaaatattcataaatattGTCTGAGAGTCTGACAGTAAAGAAAACTGCATTACCAAGAAAGGTTTACCTTATAATTGAACCGGAGGTGAATGGTATGCCATTCTCCATCATTGACTACAGCATTAACCCCAAGTTTTATTGGTTCTAGTCCACCTTCAACCAGTAACTGGGGATGCCCCTCCCACAACTGTAAGGCCAACATGGGTGTCGGGGAGTTATTTGATTGACGCTGATGGGATCCCAGGGGTCCTGAGTAGaggatgagtgagtgtgtttgtcgAGTGAGTATTCGGAGGGATATGGTGGTGGGAAGACACAGTGGCAGTGGCCTCACCCACATCCACCCACTGCCAGTGAAGGTGCGACTCAATACCTTGCACCGAGGTCCCCAAGAGTCCCCAGGACAGATACACCTGgcacaggaataaaaaaaaaaaaaaaaaaaaaaaaaaaaaagctttagaTTTATGCAAGATGAGATTGCCATCACAGTCAATTGCACTAGACACCAAGGCATTAAATGTTCATTATGAGTGAAAGATATTTGAATTCTACTACATAAGCACCTTTTCTCCAAGTGTGAACCAAAGCAGCGGCCACCGTTGAGGCAAGGGACGGACAGACACGTTCCAGACTCAGGCACAAGGCAGTCATGGCTGCGGCTGAGACGTGGTGTCACCAGTGAGGTGGAATTTGTGTCCACTACCTAAAATTATTAGACAAAGACTATATCAATGATCATTATGTTTCTGTTACATTATAAAATCAGTCTCTGTATCAGCAAAAGATGTGTCTATACATGGCTAGTATAGTGGTAACACACTGGCATTGCTATGGTTGGCAGATTGAGTCTTGCTTGGGTTTATTAGTTTAAGCTGTTTACTGGGAGGTTACTGCTGTGGTTGGAGACCCATGGTGGGGTGTTGGGTTTACCTGGCTGATGTTTTGGAAAGCATCAAATGTGATGGATAATGGAATTAAAAACTAACAaactttaattttatttatcaaGCTGATACCATCACAAAAGATTTACTGAGAcaattataagataaaaacaaaatagaaactgAATAGCTCATGGGGTGGGTTGTCTGTCCAGCCCATACTGGTAATGTTCCTAAATATAATCAAAACTCTTTAAAAATAATTGGTTACAAGGCAAGAAATAAGTGCATTCCTATGCATATTCTATCTCATCAGCTAAAAAACTAAGTTATCAGGTAAGGCTTTAAAACCTGGAACACCTTAAAAGTCATCTGTTAAGTCAGAATCTTTTCTGATTAGTGAGAGTATGTAATTTATTTCTTGAAGAATACCTGAAGTGGAAGAGTTGTGGAGGCTGCAGATGATGGATCAGGAGCCCCATTgttgtgaaaggaagggagggagaagtggtGCATGAAGTGTTCCACATCACCCTCTGCTGCAATACTGGGCCCTTCAGTCAGTATGGTGAGATTGGTCATTGCTTCTACCTGAAAACAAGGCCACATTACAATAAAGCAGACAGTTAATGCTCCTCTTGTTCCACCTGCTGGAATCACCACTTAGAGCTGAAAAGGAACAAAACTTGAAGAGAAAGAGCTTCAGATTTCCTTTATGTACCAATTAAGGATGGGAAACACATATGTGATGATATGTTTGACTTTCAACCAGATCCACTGAGGAAACCTCCTTCCAATCTGTAATTTTTATGAATGGCACTAGAAAAGGTGACTTCAAgcttccatcacacacacacaattgtcgCAACTCACCTGCACACTGTGGAGAGCCAGGAGTCCTTGGAACTTGATAGGATTCATATAGGTGCCATGAGCTTCCTGTACACTCATCCAGACACAGGTGGAGAGGCTACTAGTGCTGGCCACTGCTCTCCTGCGTGAGGAGGTGCGAGGCTGAGGGCAGCTGTGCACACTGACAACTTCCACTGAATTGGCATTCGTACCCATCGCTTTTGCCACGCCAGTAACCAACCGCCCAAGTCCACCCCCGCCCTTGTGTGGGTTCCATCCCCTAGCGAGGCGCTCCGGAGTGGTGGGTGTGAGGGTGATGCGTGTGGCATGGGACAATGCCTCCACACTCAGCATCTGCACCTCCACTGTTACATTGGCAGATACGTCATGGTGACCCCACCGCTGGTCACTCACGGAAAAATGCAAATCATACCTGCATCCAAACAAAGtaacagaaaagacaaaaactaTTATGTACAATAGAAATATACTATCAAAAATGTATTTGGCAATAATTTCACATCTAaatgatgaaaattatgaaCATCTTTTTGGTTGCATATCCATAACAAAATCATGACAAACACAAAGCAGTACTATACAATACTgacttactttccttctctgatGTGACTGGAGGCCAGCAGGTCACCAGTGTGAGAGTCAAGGGTAAAGAGAGGGTGTGGGCTGCCCTCCCAGCAGAAGGTCTTATCagccacatcaccatcatcagggTCTTGCACAAACACTCGGCCCAATGGTGCCTCAGCCCCGCCCCGCTGCACCAATAAGGGATACTTGTTAACATGCTGATCTACATGCATGGTAGCTAAGCTCCAATACAGTAACAGTCCCGTAATTCCGCAATGGtaaaaaagaatgcaacttgTTCCACCTGCTTAAttattacaataaaaaatatgaacttGAACCTCTAAATTATAAATTTGGGAGCTCCTAATAACAAGATTAATTGTTATTAGAGCAGCAAAACTAATGATAAACtccaaaggaaggagagagtgactcTCAACTGTAACAATCAATTTTAAAGATACACATGAGCAAAGCTGCAGTGTTATGCAACTACCTGAGTCCTCCAGAGATAGGTTGTCTTAGCAGCTGGCTTCATCGGGTTGTCATTGATATCATTGATGATGACAGTGACAGGGTGAGTGGCTGCCAGACCCCGGGCATCAGCCACACGTACTGCTGCCACCAGCTGAGGGTGCTCCTCCCTGTCCACGGCTGAGCGTGTCCATAGTTCTGCCCCACCACGTCCACTGTCCAGATCTGTCATGCAAGAAACAGCCCAACTGGATAAATGAACTACATTTCCATCCTACTTGACCTACAACAATCACTGGCCTGTCATCCTCTACAGTCAGTCTGTACAGCTGTTTAAGTTTCAAGATTCTGTGGCTGAGATTCATTTTGATTAGGTACCCACTGATGAATGGCATTCTCAACCTCTGTTTTGCTAACCATATGCTGCTGGAATATTATTAACTCAATGAATAAACAGGTAGGATAAGTACTTACGTGGATCAAACTGTAGAGACATAAGATCAAAGATATACTGTGGGTTTGATGAGGCCAGGGAGAAGGTGAAGGGCGGGCCATGTCCCAGTGCCCACACGTCCTCATCTGTGGCAGTAAGGACCCCAAGACGGGCGGGTGCTGCGTCCTCTGTGACATGGAAGGTaactggagggaggaggagaggagggctgTCGTTGACGTCTGTAAGAGTGATGGTGAGTGTGGCAGTGGCTGTGAGGGGTGGAATGCCACGGTCCACACCTAGGATCTTGGCCACTCCAATGGTACCCCCTGGACCCTCGCGATCCAAGGCCCCTCGCAGGATTATTCCTCCCACGGCATTGACAGCAAGGACATCCCAGCCTCCCTCCACGTGGTACTGCACCTTCTGCTCCCCGCCCTGAAATATAAGGAGTGACATCAATTTGTCTTCTTCAAGAGCTACAATTTCTTAGTCCGCCCCatcccctcccacctctctctctgccagtatCTTCTTACCATGTCTGGGTCGTGAGCAGGAATGGAGGCCAGCAGGGTGCCCAGAGCTGCATCCTCCCTCACCTTGACATGGGCGTGGGTGCGGGAAAACTGTGGTGGATTATCATTGACATCTTTCAAGTGGACAGACACCCAGGCAGTATCCACATGTCGGCTGTCGTCCCATCCACCTCGTCCCTGACAAGACAAGAATATCCATGAAATAAGATTCACCATTATAACATCTGAAGGACAATATCTGTGATACAAACACATTGATCCAAAGGGTTGTGGCTTGACATGGATGCTAGATGGTCTTGCTCACCACTCACCCGGTCTGTTACTTGTACCATGAACTTGAAACCTCGTCGATGAGTTTCGTCCTCGTAATCCAGAGTTTGGAGGGCATACAGCTCACCCACTGCCCCAACCGACCTCACCGAGAATAGCTGCCAACCCCAGCCGCTGTCTTCCACCACCTGGCAAACAAAGGCATCAACATTACACTGAAAATATTAAGTATATTATGAATGTAATACATTCCTTACTTTCACAGAAATATTCAGCTGACAAATAATTAGAACACAACATAGGATCATAGAGTGAAACAATTCTGCCCTCATCTTTATTACTCTCAAAGGTCTTTGGTTGAAGTtacacacgtttttttttttttttttactattcaagagacaaattaacaagctttctacattatcaaagaGAAACATTCTGGAGAATAATCAtcactgtgacctttgaaaattatagtgaaagtaaaaaagaatgaagtgtttctgaataggaCGTTACTGCCAACGGGATGCAAATAAATATTCTTGTTCATTCTTACGTACTCTGTAAAAAAAGTAGTTGGAGGTGTCCACGTCAAGGACAGACACTTCAAGGAGAGAAACGTTGTCTGGCGGCCCGGCACCCCAGGTCtcgtccacctccacctcccactGTTTTTGCTCCAGCTGCGGGGAGTTGTCATTGACGTCCGTGAGCCGCACCACCAGCACGCCAGTCCCTGCAAGGAGACACTCTAGCATAACATAACACAACCAGTGGTCAATACATGTCATGACAGGAGTACGAGCATGAAACATGACCTGCGTTGCCTTTCTCGTTTATTAggtgttaaaataaaaaaaaaaaaaaatgagcgtAGATTTTACTCAACTTGGCAGTTAGTTAGAAAACGACCTTACtgatctcatttttcttccttgaacTTACCTAATATACATTTCAATATTCTTTAGTAACTAATACAAAGTAGCTCACATATACTACTGAGACCATGACGCCCCGACAAAGCTCACCCCGCAGGCCGCCGCCGTCCATGGCTGCCACGAGCACCTGGTACTGGGGCGTGGTCTCGCGGTCCAAGCAACACGTGGCCGTCCGCACGAGGCCAGTCTCAGAGTTGATTGTGAAAATAGGATCTCCTGTGGTCTCGTGGAAAGCGTTTTTCTGGATGGAGTATGTGACGCGCGCATTGTCACCCTCCAAAGCATCGTCTGCGTCcctggccaccaccaccgccacagacAAGTCTGCGACGACGAGTAAATCATGCCAAGGTAATGCAGTAATTAGCATTATACCTAATGGACTACATTATgttaagggaaagagaagaaagcggAATACCGTACTTACTATTTCATACTTACCTATTGGTCCATTCTCCTGCACTTGTCCATACATGGTGGCGTTGGGGAACTCCGGTGCGTTGTCATTGATGTCTTTGAGGGTCAAGGTCACCACTGTCTCCGCCACGTGTACCCGCGAGCTACCCAGACCGTGAAGGTCCTCCTCGTCGGGCAAATCCCCTTCGTTGTCTATACTGTCATCACACTTGTTCAGTTCTTCGCCTCcttcagcttcctcctccatgaAGCGTCTCACCCGCCACATGGTCGAGGTGCCTGCCATATGCTTCTGTCTCCACGCCTTCACCTTTCCGCGGTACCGACGCAACAACCTATGAGATTTTCTGGCCACGCCCCTGGTATTCGGCGCCTCTCCCTTACCAGAGTATGTTTGAGAAGTCAAATTATTCTGGCAGTTACTCATACTTGGCGCACATCGAGGCTCGGCATTCACCATCACAtcaaaataagtttttttttcgatatCAAAATAGTTATCTTTCCCACGTATAAGGCTGCTGATGGTTTTACCCGAGTCTGCCCCGAAGTGTTCCCTGGTCAATGCTTCAGTGCGATGTCTGCTCAATACACTGTTCACCCGCGCCCGTCCTCCCTCCTTAGCGGAGGGGgccgagctgctgctgacgtcACCTCTGCCGGACATGTAATCACGTTTTCTGTGCGAATTCCGAGTTGTTTTCtttgcatctttttctttttccttgcgtCTGGCGGTGTCCTTGCTAGCGAGGTGGCGGTGGATAGCCTCGCGGCTCCACAGCGCTTGCCCGTCCCTCACCTGCACGCGCACCCGCCACACGGCGCGTCCAGCGGGCGGATCGCGGTCCAAGGGCTGTGGGACATAAAGCACGGCCATTACTCACTCTCTAATAGCACGGGAAATGGTGAAGGATAAGTGTGTGAAAAACATGCTAAGTTTTACTCTATGACTATGGCAATGGTAACGATAGAAATACTAACAAATTTCTTTTGTACTAGTAACTACAATGACTATGACGATGACAATATTAttactagctactactactactactactactactactactactactactgctgctgctgctattactactatacctACTGCTAAACATGCAAGTTTGAAAACTGAATGCTTACAGCGAATATGAatacatgaagaaaatatacatgACACCATGAAAGATCGTATATCAATGTGAACTGGAGCCAGATAACACGGCATAACACCAACAGAACGTGTTGCGCTCACCCTGAGTTGGATCACCTCGCCTGTGAGGGAGTTGACGGAGAAGAAGGCGTTGTCCGGATGGAAGCCGTCCACTCCATCACCGCGCACCGTGTACAGCAGTCCATGGTGGTCCAGCCAGTCAGGGTCCTCTGCCGTCACCTGCAACAGTAAGAGTGAGGGCGAAGCGGTTCTTGGCGGTATTACGCGTTCGGTGGCAATGGAGGTGGTGATACTATTACAAGGTCTGAAGTGGCCTCCGGTGAATCAGTATACTGGCGATGTAGTGAATAGCGCTGCCGTTTGCAAAGCCACCCGTCTGCTCTAATTGGCTTAATTTTGAGTACACGTCATGGAGGAGTGTGGCACTCCATCTACGTAGATGTTCATCAGTGAGGCGAGTGAGTGGCCAGCGCGACAGCTGGTTCAAATAGACACAATAATAACATGCTTCACGTCGCAAGCTCAATACAAACGCAGAAATGCATAAAGCTACATATTGTCCTGTTCGCTGAACCTTTAGGGCCGTCCACACAATAGAGCACACGTCGACGAGCTCTGCCCGCAACAGGGTTAAAATCCTCGTCTCACTCTCCTGACTATCCCTGACTCTCACACCGCTAAGGTCAAGGGTAATGCCCAGTGACCACCTGCATTCCTCTCGTCACCATTATCTTCCTATCGTCCAGCGTTTCATCTTCAAatggtctttctttttctcctttatatttcttcgtCGTTCCGAAACCCCAGGCGGAAAAGGGGAATAATTAAAATGCGGATAAAAGAAATTATGGAggtatagttgtgtgtgtgtgtgtgtgtgtgttgtgtgtgtgtgtgtgtgtgtgtgtgtgtgtgtgcgcgctttcACCAAACGCTATAGGATAAACCTGCATGGAAAACAAGGAGCAGACCACAGGTTAGCATCagtctccatccttctctccctctttgtctctcctgcCTCTTCCTGCCACGTCCCCTCAGCTTCCACTCTCTTGAAAAGCATCAGTGACCTCCTGCACGCTCCGCCCCTGCCACGCCAAACACACCTCCGACAAGTAGAATCAGTACTAATTagaatacaacacaacacaactcagcACAATATAACACGAGACACCTTGTTACCTGGACAGAGAAATTTGGTCAGCAAGCGAGCGTGCATGTGGCGAGCGCTTGTTTCAGCGACCACAATTTGGCAAGAATGAATCTCCCCCCTAAAACCAACGATTCATGCACCAAACACTGCCACTGAATTTCAAACTCGCTAATTGCTGCGTCCACAAATTCTGCCGCGGCCTTGTGCTGCCTAGAAAACCCCGCCGCTTGGCTCTGTGAGTGaggtcagctctctctctctctctctctctctctctctctctctctctctctctctctctctctctctctctctctctctctctctctgataaaaccGGTCACCTAACGCGACAAATTGAAGACGAGGCAAATATTTACCtaattttgttatctttttctacTGTTTGTTGCTATCTGTCTCTATTTCTGCCTgctttctatcctctctctctctctctctctctctctctctctctctctctctctctctctctctctctctgcatcactGAGCACAGGACGTGAACTTAATTAAACAAATACATCCCTTCTGCGTACTCGTTTTCATAACGGAGACACGCTTTGCTTTGGACGTTGCTCTCGCGCCCCAAGTCCCTCGCAGCTCACTCCTCCCTGGTGGTGATGCATGTCTTCCTGCCACCCCTCATATCCTGATATAGATGCACAGCTTTACTTTGCATTCTCGCCATCTTTTGAATATATGTTTCCCTATTCGAATGCAACGAGAGACTATCTGTACTTACGGAATTGTTAGCGAGAAGTGTGATATCTTTTGGAAATCACAGCCGAGGAATTGAGCAACGTGTGTGAGCAATAACGAAATATGCAACAAACTTGTATCTGACCAGCCCTTGCTTTTACAAGTTTTATGTGGCAGGGAAATATAGGAGAGTCTGCTACACATGTACAGTATGCACACTCGATAAATTTTAAGTTCACGGATACAATCGGATTGATCCATCTTAATCCGGGAGGCGTACCGCTGAAAGGGTACAAGCAGATACAGAGGAAAGATTGTACTCACAGACTCGGGGGAAAATATAGTGAGACCAATATGATCCAGGTACTCGCatataacactgaaaaaaaaaaaatctctgtcCGAATAGTGATGGGATGAATAAAACCAAATACTAACCTTAAACACTAAAGGAATGCATTAATCTCTACCTGAATAGCGAACAGGTGACTAATGAACCAGTACTCGcataacactgaaaaaaatatctgtCCGAATAATGATGGAATGAATAAAACCAAATACTAACCTTAACACTTGAGGAATGCATTAACCCTTACCTGAATCGCGAACGgatgggtaaaagtaatgaaGATGCAATTATAAATGACTGCCGCCGAAGTGTCACAGGTACGTACAAGAGGTAACTGATCCGATATTAGTCTCCAGGAAAGGAAAGTATAGGTATTTCAGCAAACTTCTACActcacttctttccctttttaaaaCAGTGTCTATGATTAAatatatcacttttttccttttttaaaacAAGAGGGTCtatgattaacctcttcagtactgggacgcatttttactacgagttttgggtatgatttgacgatcttatttacattaccaagggtttatggatgttaaaagattaatggttcagtcttcactattctaatccctacataattttctgaagttgtataaaatcaccaaatagtaaccagaatgaaaatgaaaacgcgtcacggtactgaagacaGCAGTCCTTAAAGAAGAGCAGACACAGATATTCTCCCTCAATCTTTAatctctgtaaaaaaaaaagtatcataaGTTTCCGCTCTCTgcatctcatctttttccttgacAGAACTTAAATTGCTGATGAGAATCTTAAACTGTACCTTTTGTCTTTAGTTTCGCGCGCAATTCTCcgccgtgtgcgtgtgtgtgattttcttgTGACCACGGGCTAGAAACATACAATCATGATCAACATTTAAAGAGTTTTTAGAAGATTTATGTGGTTTTGTCAATGCACGACTCCATTTTCCACACACatccctcattcctccttcattaaCACACGGTGCCGCTTCGTTGCCTACCTCCgtctccgttttctctcacaCCTGAAAACTGCCTCACCAGCCTTGGAtcgtattcttaaacgtttAGGAGTCTTATCTCTTGTTATTTCAGGCTATAGTGGAAGGTAATAAAATCTTTTTAAAAGTGTTTTCGTAAAAAAATAGTTAATCAAGAACCACAAAGCATCAAAACAGCGTCTGATTCCGCCTCTTACTATCGCATCTTTTCTTCACCACGTACATCCCTTAGCTTTGTCTGTCtggtttcctgtttttcccccTATTGAATTCCGCCTTTCCAAGAATAATCTATTGTTAAAGGGCTTTTTAGGCTTCCTCTCACGCTCCCGCCGTGAGGAAATAATACTGATGACCCGGGCACCTGCTGCGTTGTTCGAGATCGTGATGGAGGAAACCACGGGAGTGTGAGTGCGTGATGCTTGctgttaatcctttcactgtcGCGGCTTCTGAAGTTCCATAAATTTTTCGGTGGAAGTTAATTCTCATGAATATAAAGTTCttgtttacttacttattttactTAGCAAAAATAAAGTTTAGCGAGTAAAATTTTCGATCTTATCCATggtaccttttctttctttctcttctttttatataaaagaggagaacctgccaagggcaacacaaatgctataaaagaaaggcccactgaagTGCCTGGTGATGTCTGCCAAAATTTTACTTCAGACTTTTACCATAACGTTCATCAAGACCGACAAGCCGAGGCAGCGAAGGCATCAGCAGTCAGATTGGCGAGTGACAAATAACCTTTATACAATATAATGAACCCATAAGACTAAAACTGACTTgttaagagtaaaaataaacgGCCTTTGGCGTTAAAATTGACCTGTTAGTAAAATTGGCCAGTGTCGGTGAAATGCAGTTTGTCTCACCGTCACAAGTCTAACAACAGACCCTTTGGTGGAGGGATGCAAGATGAATACGTTGTTTGAGACTGCTGTCCATATAATTTGGCCGTGACGAGTCGTACAGAACAGGATGATTCTGAGCCAGTTCAATAAGTAATCATGCATTCTTGAGGACAAACTCACAACACACTCGTCCGGCGTCCCTGAAACACATGCAGGAGATCGATGTAGACGATGTTCAGTTTTACGGAGCGGAAACATATGGCAAGGAGAGTCAAAACACGTTACTGCGCCGGACGTAAATATGTCAGCCGAACTCCTCTACATTAACACTGAAGCACTGGGCGGATACGGAACTGATACAGCCCTAAAAAATGTGAAGCGACCTCAACGATCGTAGAATAAAAGTTCCCTCCCTGGTGCAGGAAGGGCAAGGGGTCTCTGAAGAAGGTCGCTGCTTTGACATGAGGAAGCCGCGGCCCTGACGAGCAGCgcagtttttctctcttaaaaacatgaatttTCTCCCTCTGGCGCGTCCTCACCGCCGCCACCTTTCTTTGCCCCCCAAGTGTAATCTGATTTTCAACCTGATCCCAtcgttctctcaccactattttcgaaggccacagagatggttaggCAGGTTCTCAAAAGGGTGTCTCCTTTTATAATATAGAAATCGTGTTATTCTATCAGTAAAAccgtaatcacacacacacacacacacacacacacacacacacacacacacacacacacacacacacacacacacacacaaagtagtcGAGATGTGGACAGCAACATTTTATAATATGGTCCCTCATCTGCTCTCAGGGACATAACATCTCAAGGTTTTCTCTTCCATaagcttctttttctctttctaattttcttacatTAGGTATTCCGTCAGTTCACCTTGAATTAATTAGCGTCATGAAAAAATAGACTTTCGCTTCTGTGTCCTCGCTGCCTTCCATGCTCCTCCCGCTGTGCTGACCTGCAATAGTCTTTTTCAGTGGTTTCTGTGTCAGCTGCATCGATCACGTTTACAGCATAACCCTCAGTTTTATTcagtcttcctttaccttctggAATGTTGTGTTTTATGACCAGTTGTGTTTTCGATACTCAAGCACCTacactaactttttttctctcctgtataATACAAGTTTCCCAATCCAAGTCTCTTCAGTATCTTATGAAATGTTGTGTCTTATGACTGGCTGTGCTTCCAATACTCAAAcactcacacttttttttctttcttgagtgATAGAAGTTTTTTAGTACAAGTTCTCAACCTTCATATAACTCGCACAGGAGGCAGATAGGTAAGCTGatctgagagaaaaaag
The Portunus trituberculatus isolate SZX2019 chromosome 39, ASM1759143v1, whole genome shotgun sequence DNA segment above includes these coding regions:
- the LOC123515594 gene encoding putative neural-cadherin 2 isoform X3, yielding MEPAKILRIITNHTLLATRLASGPDVSFVEFSQTRYCASLSEDSPHGASVATVFASHSDDEDVRYSITGGNRDGLFTIDQHSGVITLAAALDYEVLDKHELVVVAEAAGEVAHTRVRVRVRDVNDNPPYFLDPRPYVTLVEEDDRSLPASIITVTAEDPDWLDHHGLLYTVRGDGVDGFHPDNAFFSVNSLTGEVIQLRPLDRDPPAGRAVWRVRVQVRDGQALWSREAIHRHLASKDTARRKEKEKDAKKTTRNSHRKRDYMSGRGDVSSSSAPSAKEGGRARVNSVLSRHRTEALTREHFGADSGKTISSLIRGKDNYFDIEKKTYFDVMVNAEPRCAPSMSNCQNNLTSQTYSGKGEAPNTRGVARKSHRLLRRYRGKVKAWRQKHMAGTSTMWRVRRFMEEEAEGGEELNKCDDSIDNEGDLPDEEDLHGLGSSRVHVAETVVTLTLKDINDNAPEFPNATMYGQVQENGPIDLSVAVVVARDADDALEGDNARVTYSIQKNAFHETTGDPIFTINSETGLVRTATCCLDRETTPQYQVLVAAMDGGGLRGTGVLVVRLTDVNDNSPQLEQKQWEVEVDETWGAGPPDNVSLLEVSVLDVDTSNYFFYRVVEDSGWGWQLFSVRSVGAVGELYALQTLDYEDETHRRGFKFMVQVTDRGRGGWDDSRHVDTAWVSVHLKDVNDNPPQFSRTHAHVKVREDAALGTLLASIPAHDPDMGGEQKVQYHVEGGWDVLAVNAVGGIILRGALDREGPGGTIGVAKILGVDRGIPPLTATATLTITLTDVNDSPPLLLPPVTFHVTEDAAPARLGVLTATDEDVWALGHGPPFTFSLASSNPQYIFDLMSLQFDPHLDSGRGGAELWTRSAVDREEHPQLVAAVRVADARGLAATHPVTVIINDINDNPMKPAAKTTYLWRTQRGGAEAPLGRVFVQDPDDGDVADKTFCWEGSPHPLFTLDSHTGDLLASSHIREGKYDLHFSVSDQRWGHHDVSANVTVEVQMLSVEALSHATRITLTPTTPERLARGWNPHKGGGGLGRLVTGVAKAMGTNANSVEVVSVHSCPQPRTSSRRRAVASTSSLSTCVWMSVQEAHGTYMNPIKFQGLLALHSVQVEAMTNLTILTEGPSIAAEGDVEHFMHHFSLPSFHNNGAPDPSSAASTTLPLQVVDTNSTSLVTPRLSRSHDCLVPESGTCLSVPCLNGGRCFGSHLEKRCICPGDSWGPRCKVLSRTFTGSGWMWVRPLPLCLPTTISLRILTRQTHSLILYSGPLGSHQRQSNNSPTPMLALQLWEGHPQLLVEGGLEPIKLGVNAVVNDGEWHTIHLRFNYKGVVLAVHPCGNGWLSASQDDDQCMASVSWTSPFNIKAWLASWPLQVGGLAHTTPSAAYHSWKEAPTPNPLDGCVSHLTLNGQLVDLGEPAYSKGSQKGCRPQESACPTNCGYKGWCEGGFNHPYCDCQPGWMGHGCSTPTTTYALGPHSSVSMALSFTLVPESLTMQVRIRTTDLNSRLLLLLSLPQEEVNFSIYLRSGLACATVSGMGQELNTVCVEGRPVGDGAWHTIKAEHHGHYLVVAVDDGDGWRRNESVGRLLADKQVQPLSLFEEDQQELHLVVGNPLEQSEDDYVSILNLSTVCLDDLRVSGKQLQLPPTVNSTSWGYVTTWQGIEPGCPAPNACSNTTCTPPLTCISSWDTPTCRCKSGQQLLGHSCEDINECLWQPCLHGGTCHNLQPGFRCICEPGHSGEFCQWTELPPVGSALTAPLVIAAISLSVLFLVVLALLVSLRLRHHRLMRASAQQGDKKDTITEIPESSTEELDTSTDHQLAVIECIELTPNTKKGNKHKSCMETAMVTAAPATAVTPGRPVNVLPDATPAKDDLRAYAYEGDGSSAGSLSSALAGLKEEPPDEDTIKPLVTDFLEVMDLLKNLPEASRSPSLARPQVLVGGEDTKDTVGQE